In the genome of Fusarium poae strain DAOMC 252244 chromosome 1, whole genome shotgun sequence, the window GACTGACACCTTGAACATTGTGGGTCGCATTAGCAAGATTGTATTTTCGTTTTTTTGTATTAAAGTACTCGATTCTCAGGTTGCACTGTCTTTCGATAACATCAATAATTTACATTCCACATTTGGTAGTTTCAACTCCATGTATCGAATAGACATCGGCTGTGCCGATATACCTCCATCTCTTGGAGGAGCTCCTCGTCTTTGATGTTCATGAATGATGTTCTGTTTAGGTGTTACAATTACAAATCAAACACTGTGGCAAACTCTGCGTAGGTGAATACGAATATGTTTCAGATTCAATTGTCAGAGTTTAAAGTAGCAGGTTCTACCTTTTCACGATGTCAATCGACCCCTCTGATTGCATGGAAAGTCTTCCCGACTGAGTACATAGATCACAAAACGTAGCCACAAAAGCAAGAACCTAACCAAGCCCAGAACCAGAACACTGCAACATCCATGATAGCACTTATTATAGCACAACCGCTTTTTTAAGAACTAGCTGAGGTTGTGAGATTTTCTACCTTGGCCGCAAGGGAGTCAAGAGTGCCGTTGGGCTTCTCGGATTGTTCGTTTGACTTGATTTCCTTTCCAGTTGGGGGATTTTGAAGTATCTCGGGAACCTTGAACAGATAGTCACTGGGGATAAGCTTAGCCCGAGCGGCGGGGTTAATAGTCAACCCAAATCCGGGCCTATCCAGGTCGGCGGTTGTGAGATACCCTTTGGTAGGAATAGGCTCATCGATAAAGAGATCTCCAAACACGGGCAAAACACTCTTGCCGTCGGGAGAGTTGGCAAGATACTCTTGGAAAGGAGTATTGGGCTGGGAAATTTGGAAGTGGTAGCTGTAAGGACCACTGGCGTGAGGAACAACCGGCACATCGTACGCAGCAGCCAATGCAGCGACCTTGAGAAGCTCAGTCAAACCACCAAGCCACATGACGTCGGGCTGAATAATGTCAAGATTCCGGCCCTCGACAAGTTTGCGGAAACCATATCGAGAGTACTCGTGCTCACCAGTGGTGAACTTGACAGTAGGGTGGGCGCGCTTGATGAGTGCAAATCCGTCAGTGTCGTCGGGCGACAAGCACTCCTCCCACCAATTGATGTTTAGGTCAAGGCAAGCCTTGACGAGCTCAATTGTGTAGCTGACGTTCAAACTCATGTAGCAATCGACCATGATGGGAAAATCGGGGCCAACAGCTTCACGATGCTTTCTCAGGAACTCGACATTCTTACGGAGACCCTCGTGGCCATCATCGGGGCAAAAAGGTAA includes:
- a CDS encoding hypothetical protein (BUSCO:21030at5125), whose protein sequence is MSSVKDFPKIKAIRSFIIGGVGSGGDYHNVKGGHWLIDSDISTPASKWEQYKKSRTSWGINVLGSFLVEIEATDGTVGFATGFGGPPACWLVHQHFERFLIGADPRNTNLLFEQMYRASMFYGRKGLPIAVISVIDLALWDLLGKVRNEPVYRLIGGATKERLDFYCTGPEPTAAKAMGFWGGKVPLPFCPDDGHEGLRKNVEFLRKHREAVGPDFPIMVDCYMSLNVSYTIELVKACLDLNINWWEECLSPDDTDGFALIKRAHPTVKFTTGEHEYSRYGFRKLVEGRNLDIIQPDVMWLGGLTELLKVAALAAAYDVPVVPHASGPYSYHFQISQPNTPFQEYLANSPDGKSVLPVFGDLFIDEPIPTKGYLTTADLDRPGFGLTINPAARAKLIPSDYLFKVPEILQNPPTGKEIKSNEQSEKPNGTLDSLAAKVENLTTSASS